One stretch of Bacillus kexueae DNA includes these proteins:
- a CDS encoding PSP1 domain-containing protein, whose product MYDVVGVRFKKAGKIYYFDPNGFDIQKDDFVIVETIRGVEYGKVVVGKKQVGEHDIVLPLKKVIRVADEKDRIIVKENNEAAQEAFDICLKKVEEHGLDMKLVDVEYTFDRNKVIFYFTADGRVDFRELVKDLAAIFKTRIELRQIGVRDEAKMLGGVGPCGRMLCCSTFLGDFEPVSIKMAKDQNLSLNPTKISGLCGRLMCCLKYENDEYETAKEQLPDIGEMIETPNGKGKVVGLNILERILQVELVDRDRVVEYTWDELVSEGAV is encoded by the coding sequence TTGTACGATGTTGTAGGGGTACGCTTTAAAAAAGCGGGAAAAATATATTACTTCGATCCGAATGGATTTGATATACAGAAAGACGACTTTGTCATTGTCGAGACGATTCGTGGAGTCGAATATGGTAAAGTCGTAGTAGGGAAAAAACAAGTGGGAGAACACGATATTGTTCTTCCGTTAAAAAAGGTCATTCGTGTTGCCGACGAAAAAGACCGAATAATTGTAAAAGAAAACAATGAAGCAGCTCAAGAAGCGTTCGATATTTGTTTAAAAAAGGTAGAAGAGCATGGGCTAGATATGAAGTTAGTGGATGTAGAGTATACGTTTGATCGCAATAAAGTCATCTTTTACTTTACAGCAGATGGTCGTGTAGACTTTCGTGAACTAGTAAAAGATTTAGCGGCAATCTTTAAAACAAGAATTGAGTTAAGACAAATTGGTGTACGCGATGAAGCGAAAATGCTCGGGGGCGTTGGTCCTTGTGGGAGAATGCTTTGTTGTTCCACATTTTTAGGTGATTTTGAACCTGTTTCAATTAAGATGGCTAAAGATCAAAATCTATCATTAAATCCGACAAAAATTTCCGGTTTATGTGGGAGATTAATGTGCTGTTTGAAATATGAAAACGATGAATATGAAACGGCAAAAGAACAATTACCTGACATCGGTGAGATGATTGAAACGCCAAATGGAAAAGGAAAAGTAGTTGGATTAAATATTTTGGAACGTATATTACAAGTCGAGTTGGTTGATCGAGATCGCGTCGTTGAGTATACGTGGGACGAGCTCGTTAGCGAAGGTGCAGTATAG
- the holB gene encoding DNA polymerase III subunit delta', with translation MKTWQQLSQYQPRALKVFQNTIQKDRLAHAYLFEGKRGTGKKEAALLLARSYFCEQLVDGFQPCEQCKNCKRIQSGNHPDLHVIEPDGLSIKKWQIQSLQEEFSKTGVESNRKLYIISDCDKMTTNAANSLLKFLEEPTKGTMAILITEQIQLILSTILSRCQIISFQPLAPAIIKEALMENGVPIHLASLVSHLTNNIEEAHQLSEDEWFAEARLIVIKLYELLIHQPQKGLLFIHSQWMPFFDDKEKLESGLDLLLYLYKDLISIQASLDDDVVYHDLMTMLKQQALQLSQRAALNHVVSIMEAKKRLHANVHPQLLMEQLVLTLQEG, from the coding sequence ATGAAAACGTGGCAGCAATTAAGTCAATATCAGCCGAGAGCATTAAAAGTTTTTCAAAATACTATTCAAAAAGACAGGTTAGCCCATGCTTATTTATTTGAAGGAAAACGAGGAACCGGAAAAAAAGAAGCCGCTTTACTTTTAGCGAGAAGTTATTTCTGTGAACAGTTAGTCGATGGATTTCAGCCTTGTGAACAGTGCAAAAATTGCAAAAGAATTCAGAGTGGAAACCACCCGGATTTACATGTCATTGAACCGGATGGTCTTTCAATTAAAAAATGGCAAATTCAATCTTTACAAGAGGAGTTCTCTAAAACAGGTGTGGAATCAAATCGTAAGCTATATATTATATCGGATTGCGATAAGATGACGACAAATGCGGCCAATAGTTTGTTAAAGTTTTTAGAAGAGCCGACGAAGGGAACTATGGCCATTTTAATTACGGAACAAATCCAACTCATTTTGTCGACCATTCTCTCTAGGTGTCAAATTATATCGTTCCAACCTCTCGCACCTGCTATCATAAAAGAAGCTCTGATGGAAAATGGAGTGCCTATTCATCTTGCATCGCTCGTTAGCCACTTGACTAATAATATCGAAGAAGCTCATCAATTAAGTGAGGACGAGTGGTTTGCAGAAGCAAGATTGATAGTGATAAAATTATATGAACTATTAATTCATCAACCACAAAAAGGGCTGTTATTTATCCATAGCCAATGGATGCCGTTTTTTGATGATAAAGAAAAACTTGAAAGCGGATTAGATTTATTGCTTTATTTATATAAAGATTTAATTTCTATTCAAGCTAGTCTTGATGATGACGTCGTTTACCACGATTTGATGACAATGTTAAAGCAACAAGCGTTGCAACTCAGTCAACGTGCTGCATTAAACCATGTTGTCTCTATTATGGAAGCGAAGAAACGACTACATGCTAATGTTCATCCGCAACTATTAATGGAGCAGCTGGTGTTAACATTGCAGGAGGGATAA
- a CDS encoding YaaR family protein, protein MKISEMLQPHSTKREIQQVVHASNSKSFQELVQKQEGKLYSEQLNVIMKELEQAGDRLAKSLNFHDLSKFKSIVKRFVREAVEYGIALKESNSWDFNGNKRTLQLVQQIDEKLVELTDDLLAKEKEGVYILGKIGEIKGLLINLYT, encoded by the coding sequence ATGAAAATAAGTGAGATGCTACAACCTCATTCCACGAAGCGTGAAATTCAACAAGTAGTACACGCTTCCAATTCAAAATCATTCCAAGAGCTCGTTCAAAAGCAGGAAGGCAAATTATATTCAGAGCAACTTAACGTGATCATGAAGGAGCTCGAACAAGCTGGAGACCGATTAGCGAAGTCGTTAAACTTCCACGATTTATCGAAATTCAAAAGCATTGTTAAACGGTTTGTGCGTGAGGCTGTTGAATATGGAATTGCATTGAAGGAATCCAACAGCTGGGACTTCAATGGAAATAAACGAACCTTACAGCTTGTTCAACAAATTGACGAAAAGCTTGTAGAGTTAACAGACGACTTATTAGCTAAAGAAAAAGAAGGCGTTTATATATTGGGGAAAATCGGAGAAATAAAAGGGCTTTTAATTAACCTGTACACATAA
- a CDS encoding cyclic-di-AMP receptor, with protein MKLIMAVVQDQDSNRLLKALTEHHFRVTKLASTGGFLKSGNTTFMIGTEDIRVDKALQIIKDNCQSRDQLVAPVSPMGGNADSYVPYPVEVEVGGATVFVLPVESFHQF; from the coding sequence ATGAAGCTCATTATGGCGGTTGTACAGGATCAAGATAGTAATCGTCTTTTAAAGGCGTTAACGGAACATCATTTCCGAGTCACGAAACTGGCAAGTACCGGGGGCTTTTTAAAGTCTGGAAACACCACTTTCATGATTGGAACAGAAGATATACGTGTAGATAAAGCACTTCAGATTATAAAGGACAATTGTCAATCAAGAGATCAATTGGTAGCTCCAGTATCTCCAATGGGCGGAAACGCTGATTCCTATGTCCCTTATCCTGTCGAAGTAGAAGTGGGAGGAGCTACTGTATTTGTATTACCAGTTGAATCTTTTCATCAATTTTAA